From the Campylobacter sp. CNRCH_2014_0184h genome, one window contains:
- a CDS encoding MATE family efflux transporter, translating into MASKQLSLKHLSMPILLEMFLRYFSLIINTVMVSQYSNFLVGAMGAGNQVADLFIIIFSFLSVGCSVVIAQALGAKDYTLARKAIHQSLFLNALLGFVCGSLILWHGEFLLYLLQIPNELLKDSEIYLHMLGICLFFDAMGIVLAAIIRVYNMAYWVMFTTLLMNVVIFIGNFYVLHFTKLELFGVGLSNILGRLVAFGMLIAILSFKLKIHLKIKEMINLEKVVLKKIFNIGGFAAGEHLIWFIQYTIAFAFVASLGKENLSVQTIYFQISLLIMLVGQAISVANEIIIGKLVGAKYLNVAYKHTWIALYFSVVASAFVALLNYVLQDFTMGVVKLEESLKELMIPLFTLSIFLEISRTFNIVMVNSLRASGDARFPFLSGVVFMLGVSLPVGYVLCFYAGLGILGVWIGFCADEFLRGIVNSYRWKSKKWQGKALV; encoded by the coding sequence ATGGCAAGCAAACAACTTTCACTTAAACATCTTAGTATGCCTATATTACTTGAAATGTTTTTAAGATATTTTTCTTTGATTATCAACACCGTTATGGTTTCACAGTATTCTAACTTTTTAGTTGGAGCTATGGGTGCGGGTAATCAAGTAGCAGATTTATTTATCATTATTTTTAGTTTTTTAAGTGTGGGTTGTAGTGTGGTGATTGCCCAAGCTTTAGGGGCTAAAGATTACACTCTAGCAAGAAAGGCAATACATCAAAGTTTATTTTTAAATGCTTTGCTTGGTTTTGTGTGTGGAAGTTTGATTTTATGGCATGGAGAGTTTTTACTCTATCTTTTACAAATTCCAAATGAGCTTTTAAAAGACAGTGAAATTTACTTGCATATGCTTGGAATTTGTTTGTTTTTTGATGCTATGGGTATAGTTTTGGCTGCTATTATTAGGGTGTATAATATGGCTTATTGGGTTATGTTTACAACTTTATTGATGAATGTTGTGATATTTATAGGAAATTTTTATGTGTTACATTTTACTAAATTAGAGCTTTTTGGAGTAGGTCTTAGTAATATACTTGGGCGTTTGGTAGCCTTTGGTATGCTTATAGCAATACTTAGTTTTAAGCTCAAAATTCATCTTAAAATTAAAGAGATGATAAACCTTGAAAAAGTGGTACTTAAAAAGATTTTTAATATCGGTGGCTTTGCAGCAGGAGAGCATTTAATATGGTTTATACAATACACCATAGCTTTTGCTTTTGTAGCAAGTTTGGGTAAAGAAAATTTAAGCGTTCAAACGATTTACTTTCAAATTTCTTTACTTATCATGCTAGTAGGACAAGCCATAAGCGTAGCAAATGAAATTATCATAGGTAAATTAGTCGGCGCAAAATACTTAAATGTGGCCTATAAACATACTTGGATAGCTTTGTATTTTAGCGTGGTTGCAAGTGCTTTTGTGGCTTTACTTAATTATGTTTTGCAAGATTTTACCATGGGTGTAGTAAAGCTTGAAGAAAGTTTAAAAGAACTTATGATACCACTTTTTACTCTTTCAATATTCTTAGAAATCTCAAGAACTTTTAATATAGTCATGGTGAATTCGCTAAGAGCAAGCGGTGATGCGAGGTTTCCGTTTTTAAGTGGAGTGGTATTTATGCTTGGAGTTTCTTTACCGGTTGGCTATGTGCTTTGTTTTTATGCTGGACTTGGAATTTTAGGAGTTTGGATAGGTTTTTGTG
- a CDS encoding DUF2920 family protein, which translates to MLINQTYFIDSCDDVELNIKRESKLEYRITYDDSKQMKAIVCIISGFGDDANSDYRRHLAEAICSNFDVIVLSVEYHCIGSRLNNGAKIVFDNIDEFILEHSCKAFGIKWKDFAYNDLKYIDHQMIELKSTNKIHNQSKIQLSATLKPTKNEYQNFGIMQAIDISNAILHVEKNMGGGIPVILIGSSHGGYLANLCAKISPWVVDTIIDNSSYALAPLSYLGFAKEIDYTKNCEFYINYSENIDLFLFTKSFWTSNQYSPCYFSNARKNIRDILNYEHLKLQSSYKKIPYISYHSIYDTIAPFKDKKELYGFLNQLGFNACLYEINCEKQIDGRLIKNLNHGLGMSIKTLVKKHLPQILQEPLKDKTCKKEISYKCDDLIYTFKEENEQIVLSILNSN; encoded by the coding sequence ATGCTCATAAATCAAACCTATTTCATAGACTCTTGTGATGATGTGGAATTAAATATAAAAAGAGAAAGTAAATTAGAATATAGAATCACTTATGATGATAGTAAGCAAATGAAAGCTATTGTTTGCATTATTTCTGGATTTGGAGATGATGCAAATAGCGATTATAGAAGACATTTAGCTGAAGCTATTTGTAGTAATTTTGATGTAATTGTACTTAGTGTTGAGTATCACTGTATTGGTTCAAGATTAAATAATGGTGCAAAAATAGTATTTGATAATATAGATGAATTTATATTAGAGCATTCATGTAAAGCTTTTGGTATAAAATGGAAAGATTTTGCCTATAATGATTTAAAATATATAGACCATCAAATGATTGAATTAAAATCAACAAATAAAATTCACAATCAAAGTAAAATTCAACTTAGCGCCACTTTAAAACCAACTAAAAATGAGTATCAAAATTTTGGCATCATGCAAGCAATAGATATATCTAATGCTATATTACATGTGGAAAAAAATATGGGGGGGGGTATACCAGTAATTTTAATTGGTAGTTCTCATGGGGGATATTTAGCAAATTTATGTGCCAAAATAAGCCCTTGGGTTGTAGATACTATAATAGATAATTCCTCTTACGCTCTTGCACCTCTTTCGTATTTGGGTTTTGCTAAAGAAATCGATTATACTAAGAACTGCGAATTTTATATAAATTATTCTGAAAATATTGATTTATTTTTATTTACTAAAAGTTTTTGGACGTCTAATCAATACTCTCCTTGTTATTTTTCTAATGCAAGGAAAAATATTAGAGATATTTTAAATTATGAACATTTAAAACTTCAATCAAGTTATAAAAAAATTCCTTATATTAGTTATCATAGTATATATGATACTATAGCTCCATTTAAAGATAAGAAAGAGTTATATGGGTTTTTAAATCAATTAGGATTTAATGCTTGCTTATATGAAATTAATTGTGAAAAACAAATAGATGGTAGATTGATTAAAAATTTAAATCACGGATTAGGAATGTCAATAAAAACTTTAGTCAAAAAACACTTACCGCAAATTTTACAAGAACCTTTAAAAGATAAAACTTGTAAAAAAGAAATCTCATATAAGTGTGATGATTTAATATATACTTTTAAAGAGGAAAATGAACAGATTGTTTTAAGTATATTAAATTCAAATTAA